The Corallococcus exiguus genome has a window encoding:
- a CDS encoding acylphosphatase: MSTQRRVTLRIQGMVQGVSYRESARQEALRLGLSGWVRNRSDSSVEATVEGEPGALEDFIRWCHSGPRMARVTDVARTDGQASGEFRTFTVERTS; this comes from the coding sequence ATGAGCACGCAGCGCCGGGTGACCCTGCGCATCCAGGGCATGGTCCAGGGCGTCTCCTATCGGGAGAGCGCCCGCCAGGAGGCGCTGCGCCTCGGCCTGTCTGGCTGGGTGCGAAACCGGAGCGACAGCTCCGTGGAGGCCACGGTGGAAGGCGAACCGGGCGCGCTGGAAGACTTCATCCGCTGGTGTCACTCGGGTCCCCGCATGGCGCGCGTCACGGACGTGGCGCGCACGGACGGGCAGGCCTCTGGCGAATTCCGCACCTTCACCGTGGAGCGCACATCATGA
- a CDS encoding YhjD/YihY/BrkB family envelope integrity protein yields MVRARAWAVQTAARVWAPIGATSAGRFAADIFFAGRTVARGFMGENLRLRAAALTYISMFSLVPLLTVGIVLLRTLHQDQFQRKLRFVISEVLAPGVSEESATLLDRFLHPGDSIAVGSVGFLAVLLSAGSLLRHIDGAVNELWGIRRQRPWLTRLSIYAGLLLLGPIFMAISFSGTGRVRVLLQTYAPSAPFFIGVGTMLIAMGSLTLLYLWTPYAHVRVRSALAGGLVSGLGWMLAKQVYAEFAARSFLYNPLYASLGALPLFLAWVYVSWLVMLFGARLSYAVEHVSFRDSLFAFGTHPRAHELVAARVAQDVTLCWVDGATPPLPRELATRLRVPESLVHEVVDRMVDARLLERGRRGGLRPTRDPAEITLADTTLAVHGVMITGGPDTWTSPKAPGFEQFEPLFQAADCAGVDLLRRTRWLDLVTPLRPGLVAPPAPAAPKAAASGGNP; encoded by the coding sequence CTGGTGCGTGCACGGGCCTGGGCGGTCCAGACAGCGGCCCGCGTGTGGGCGCCCATCGGGGCCACGTCAGCGGGCCGCTTCGCGGCGGACATCTTCTTCGCGGGGCGCACCGTGGCGCGCGGCTTCATGGGCGAGAACCTGCGCCTGCGCGCCGCCGCGCTCACGTACATCAGCATGTTCTCGCTGGTGCCGCTGCTGACCGTGGGCATCGTGCTGTTGCGCACGCTCCACCAGGACCAGTTCCAGCGGAAGCTGCGCTTCGTCATCTCCGAGGTGCTCGCGCCGGGGGTCAGCGAGGAGTCCGCCACCCTGCTCGACCGGTTCCTGCACCCGGGCGACTCCATCGCGGTGGGCAGCGTGGGCTTCCTCGCGGTGCTTTTGTCCGCGGGCTCGCTGCTGCGCCACATCGACGGCGCGGTGAACGAGCTGTGGGGGATCCGGCGCCAGCGCCCGTGGCTGACGCGCCTGTCCATCTACGCGGGCCTGCTGCTCCTGGGCCCCATCTTCATGGCCATCTCGTTCTCCGGCACCGGCCGGGTCCGCGTGCTGCTGCAGACCTACGCCCCCTCCGCGCCGTTCTTCATCGGGGTGGGCACCATGCTCATCGCCATGGGCAGCCTGACGCTGCTGTACCTGTGGACGCCCTACGCCCACGTGCGCGTGCGCTCGGCGCTTGCGGGCGGGCTGGTTTCGGGCCTGGGCTGGATGCTGGCGAAGCAGGTGTACGCCGAGTTCGCCGCGCGCAGCTTCCTCTACAACCCCCTCTACGCGTCGCTGGGCGCCCTGCCCCTGTTCCTCGCCTGGGTGTACGTCAGCTGGCTGGTGATGCTGTTCGGCGCCCGGCTGTCCTACGCGGTGGAGCACGTCTCCTTCCGCGACTCGCTCTTCGCTTTCGGCACACACCCGCGCGCGCACGAGCTGGTGGCCGCGCGCGTCGCCCAGGACGTCACCCTGTGCTGGGTGGATGGCGCCACCCCGCCCCTGCCCCGGGAGCTGGCCACGCGGCTGCGCGTGCCGGAGTCACTGGTACACGAGGTCGTGGACCGCATGGTGGATGCCCGCCTGCTGGAGCGGGGACGGCGGGGTGGCCTGCGCCCCACGCGGGACCCCGCGGAAATCACGCTCGCCGACACCACGCTCGCAGTGCACGGAGTGATGATCACCGGCGGCCCCGATACCTGGACGAGCCCCAAGGCCCCCGGCTTCGAACAGTTCGAACCCCTGTTCCAAGCGGCCGACTGTGCCGGGGTCGACCTGCTGCGCCGCACCCGGTGGCTGGACCTGGTCACGCCGCTGCGCCCGGGGCTGGTCGCCCCGCCCGCCCCCGCGGCCCCCAAGGCAGCGGCCAGCGGCGGAAATCCGTAA
- a CDS encoding DUF3052 family protein — protein sequence MTPYALASLPAMLGIRSGTKVSVINPPRGFVQKLNPLPDGVEFLVTAQTGLDVILFFTSDATELVQRLPALSRATTLNGGIWVCWPAGEGVKTRLSEDFVRQAALDIGLVDNKICIIDETWTGLRLVRRPRGKLDKPEGRKQAPAQA from the coding sequence ATGACGCCCTACGCGCTGGCTTCCCTGCCGGCCATGCTGGGCATCCGGTCCGGCACCAAGGTTTCCGTCATCAACCCCCCGCGGGGCTTCGTGCAGAAGCTCAACCCGCTGCCGGACGGGGTGGAGTTCCTCGTCACGGCCCAGACGGGGCTGGACGTCATCCTCTTCTTCACCTCCGACGCCACGGAGCTGGTACAGCGGCTGCCCGCGCTGTCGCGCGCCACCACCCTCAACGGCGGCATCTGGGTCTGCTGGCCCGCTGGCGAGGGCGTGAAGACGCGCCTGTCCGAGGACTTCGTGCGCCAGGCGGCGCTCGACATCGGCCTCGTCGACAACAAGATCTGCATCATCGACGAGACCTGGACCGGCCTGCGGCTGGTGCGGCGTCCGCGAGGGAAGCTGGACAAGCCGGAAGGGCGCAAGCAGGCCCCCGCCCAGGCCTGA
- a CDS encoding ATP-binding protein translates to MPPSPSPAPDYRSLFEAAPNPYLVLTPEFVIIAVTDTYLRATRTRREDILGRNIFDVFPDNPRDPRASGVTNLRASLERAVKTHTPDAMAVQKYDIPRPEQAGGGFELRYWSPLNTPVCGEDGAVRYVIHRVEDVTDFIRLKHLDEEQSRQHAELRARADEMEGEIFRRAQQIQEANQQLRVANEQLGELDRLKSEFFANVSHEFRTPLTLMLGPTEDLLAGRAGPLSDEVRKEMERVHRNAGRLLKLVNALLDLSKLEAGPKEERFAPTDLAALTKDAASSFRSAMERAGLKLTVDCPPLSQPVYVAPDLWEQIVLNLVSNAFKFTLQGGVTLRLREHGQRVSLEVEDTGSGIPTHELPRLFERFHRVTGSPSRTVEGSGIGLALVQEFARLHGGTVSASSTEGEGSTFRVELPLGHAHLPQERIRTTARQRSAAREATSAYVEEALLWGSAKPKDRTQSSHHQHPASADGLAVAPAPRARILLVDDNRDMRDYIQRVLSTEYDVEVATDGERGLEAALIRPPDLVLSDVMMPKLDGMGLLRALRAAPTTRELPILLLSAKAGEEATVQGLTSGADDYLVKPFSAGELLARIASNLKLARMRGEMANERVRAENLTEALRARDDFLSVAAHELRTPLAAFQLHLELVERGLGKDAPPKALERLKQARSFIRRLAMLVDVLMDVSLITSGRLKITRTDVDLGDLLVEVTRFAEEEARRDGTPLTVDVKGPVMGTFDPSRISQVVHNLVANALKFGRGRPVDVTLQPDGEVVRLSVVDHGIGIKPEDRERIFDRFERAVSTHHYGGLGLGLWVSRQVVEAHQGRIDVEDTPGGGTTFRVTLPLRDPPVDVATGLAS, encoded by the coding sequence ATGCCCCCGAGCCCCTCACCGGCCCCGGACTACCGGAGCCTGTTCGAAGCCGCACCCAACCCGTACCTGGTGCTGACACCGGAGTTCGTCATCATCGCGGTGACGGACACGTACCTGCGCGCCACGCGGACGCGGCGCGAGGACATCCTGGGCCGCAACATCTTCGATGTCTTCCCGGACAACCCGCGGGACCCACGGGCCAGCGGGGTGACCAACCTGCGCGCGTCGCTGGAGCGCGCGGTGAAGACGCACACTCCGGACGCGATGGCGGTCCAGAAGTACGACATTCCCCGGCCCGAGCAGGCAGGCGGTGGGTTCGAGCTGCGCTACTGGAGCCCGCTGAACACCCCGGTGTGCGGCGAGGATGGCGCGGTGCGCTACGTCATCCACCGCGTGGAGGACGTCACCGACTTCATCCGCCTGAAGCACCTGGACGAGGAGCAGAGCCGCCAGCACGCCGAGCTCCGCGCCCGCGCGGACGAGATGGAGGGCGAAATCTTCCGGCGCGCCCAGCAGATTCAAGAGGCCAACCAGCAGCTGCGCGTGGCGAACGAGCAACTGGGCGAGCTGGACCGGCTCAAGTCGGAGTTCTTCGCCAACGTCAGCCACGAGTTCCGCACGCCGCTGACGCTGATGCTGGGCCCCACGGAGGATCTGCTCGCCGGGCGAGCGGGCCCGCTGTCGGACGAGGTCCGCAAGGAGATGGAGCGGGTGCACCGCAACGCCGGGCGCCTGCTCAAGCTGGTGAACGCGCTGCTGGACCTGTCGAAGCTGGAGGCGGGCCCCAAGGAGGAGCGCTTCGCGCCCACGGACCTGGCCGCGCTGACGAAGGACGCGGCGTCCAGCTTCCGCTCCGCCATGGAGCGCGCGGGCCTCAAGCTCACGGTGGACTGCCCTCCCCTGTCCCAGCCCGTCTACGTGGCGCCGGACCTGTGGGAGCAGATCGTCCTCAACCTGGTCTCCAACGCGTTCAAGTTCACGCTCCAGGGCGGCGTCACGCTGCGCCTGCGCGAGCACGGGCAGCGGGTGTCGCTGGAGGTGGAGGACACCGGCTCGGGCATCCCCACGCACGAACTGCCCCGCCTCTTCGAGCGCTTCCACCGCGTGACGGGCTCGCCATCGCGCACGGTGGAGGGCAGCGGCATCGGGCTCGCGTTGGTGCAGGAGTTCGCCAGGCTGCACGGCGGCACCGTGTCCGCGAGCAGCACGGAGGGCGAAGGCAGCACCTTCCGCGTGGAGCTGCCCCTGGGCCATGCGCACCTGCCGCAGGAGCGCATCCGCACCACCGCCCGGCAGCGCTCCGCGGCGCGCGAGGCCACGTCGGCCTACGTCGAGGAGGCGCTGCTGTGGGGCAGCGCGAAGCCCAAGGACCGCACGCAGTCCTCGCACCACCAGCACCCGGCGTCCGCGGACGGCCTCGCGGTGGCCCCGGCGCCCCGCGCGCGCATCCTGCTGGTGGACGACAACCGGGACATGCGCGACTACATCCAGCGCGTGCTCTCCACCGAGTACGACGTGGAGGTGGCGACGGACGGCGAGAGAGGCCTGGAGGCCGCGCTGATCCGGCCACCGGACCTGGTGCTGTCGGACGTGATGATGCCGAAGCTGGACGGCATGGGCCTGTTGAGGGCCCTGCGCGCCGCGCCCACCACCCGCGAGCTGCCCATCCTGCTGTTGTCCGCGAAGGCCGGAGAAGAGGCCACGGTGCAGGGCCTGACGTCTGGCGCGGACGACTACCTGGTGAAGCCCTTCTCCGCGGGTGAGCTGCTCGCGCGCATCGCCTCCAACCTGAAGCTCGCGAGGATGCGCGGAGAGATGGCCAACGAGCGCGTCCGCGCGGAGAACCTGACGGAAGCCCTGCGCGCCCGCGACGACTTCCTCTCCGTGGCGGCGCACGAGCTGCGCACGCCGCTGGCGGCCTTCCAGCTGCACCTGGAGCTGGTGGAGCGCGGCCTGGGCAAGGATGCTCCGCCCAAGGCGCTGGAGCGCCTGAAGCAGGCGCGGTCCTTCATCCGCCGGCTGGCGATGCTCGTGGACGTGCTGATGGACGTGTCGCTCATCACCAGCGGCCGGCTGAAAATCACCCGCACGGACGTGGACCTGGGTGACCTGCTGGTGGAGGTGACGCGCTTCGCGGAAGAAGAAGCGCGCCGTGACGGCACGCCGCTCACCGTGGACGTGAAGGGCCCGGTGATGGGCACCTTCGACCCGTCACGCATCTCGCAGGTGGTGCACAACCTGGTCGCCAACGCGCTGAAGTTCGGCCGGGGCCGTCCGGTGGACGTGACGCTGCAGCCGGATGGAGAGGTCGTGCGCCTGTCCGTGGTGGACCACGGCATCGGCATCAAGCCGGAGGACCGCGAGCGCATCTTCGACCGCTTCGAGCGCGCAGTGTCCACGCACCACTACGGCGGCCTGGGCCTGGGGCTCTGGGTGTCGCGTCAGGTGGTGGAAGCGCACCAGGGCCGCATCGACGTGGAGGACACGCCGGGCGGCGGCACCACCTTCCGCGTGACGCTGCCCTTGAGGGACCCGCCGGTGGACGTGGCCACCGGGCTGGCCAGCTGA
- the ligA gene encoding NAD-dependent DNA ligase LigA, with protein MDTFPKAEARARALRQELAHHNHRYYVLDAPEISDAQYDTLMRELQGLEEQYPQLMTPDSPTQRVGGAAVDDFGQVVHTTQMLSLANIFDDAGLTEFDDRVRKLTGLSQVGYVCEPKLDGLAISLRFEDGRFVQGATRGDGTTGEDVTGNLRTIKSLPLELFPQDGVKVPRRLEVRGEVFIRKEDFRKLNEKREEAGESLFANPRNAAAGSLRQLDPKETAARPLSVYLYECVPGDGVPAFKTHTEKLEYLKTLGLPINRYQHADGADGVRQRYDESLKGRHALPFEVDGMVVKVDDEDLRRRLGQVSKSPRWAVAYKFPPEEESTTVDDIGIQVGRTGALTPVAHLKPVKVGGVTVSRATLHNEDELRRKNVRKGDTVFVRRAGDVIPEIVSVVLSKRPEDSQPFTFPTHCPVCGAVAAKDEDGAIIRCTGASCPAQLVEKVRHFASRLALDIEGLGDKLAMQLVTSGQVKAFADLFALTRDSLLKLERMGEKSADNLLASIAGSKDTTQRRFLYSLGIRHVGDSTARALAESFPEVRSLFTASLEDISRVKDVGPVMAQVIHTFFQEPQNQAAIQALLDAGVHPAPPAVATGGPFVGKTVVLTGTMERLAREQAKEEIERRGGKVSGSVSRKTDFVVAGEDAGTKLKKAQELGVRILDEQAFLKLLEGDARA; from the coding sequence GTGGACACCTTCCCGAAAGCCGAAGCCCGCGCCCGAGCGCTCCGTCAGGAGCTGGCCCACCACAACCACCGCTACTACGTGCTGGACGCGCCGGAAATCAGCGACGCCCAATACGACACGCTGATGCGTGAACTCCAGGGGCTGGAGGAGCAGTACCCCCAGCTGATGACGCCGGACTCGCCCACCCAGCGCGTGGGCGGCGCGGCGGTGGACGACTTCGGGCAGGTGGTGCACACCACGCAGATGCTGTCGCTGGCGAACATCTTCGATGACGCCGGGCTGACGGAGTTCGACGACCGCGTCCGCAAGCTGACGGGCCTGTCGCAGGTGGGCTACGTGTGCGAGCCCAAGCTGGACGGCCTGGCCATCTCCCTGCGCTTCGAGGACGGCCGCTTCGTGCAGGGCGCCACGCGCGGCGACGGCACCACCGGCGAGGACGTCACGGGCAACCTGCGCACCATCAAGAGCCTGCCCCTGGAGCTGTTCCCCCAGGACGGCGTGAAGGTGCCCAGGCGGTTGGAGGTCCGCGGTGAGGTCTTCATCCGCAAGGAGGACTTCCGCAAGCTCAACGAGAAGCGCGAAGAGGCGGGCGAGTCGCTCTTCGCCAACCCGCGCAACGCCGCCGCGGGCAGCCTGCGCCAGCTGGACCCCAAGGAGACCGCCGCCCGGCCCCTGTCCGTCTACCTGTACGAGTGCGTGCCCGGCGACGGCGTGCCCGCCTTCAAGACGCACACGGAGAAGCTGGAGTACCTGAAGACGCTGGGCCTGCCCATCAACCGCTACCAGCACGCGGACGGGGCGGACGGCGTGCGCCAGCGCTACGACGAGTCCCTGAAGGGCCGCCACGCCCTGCCCTTCGAAGTCGACGGCATGGTGGTGAAGGTGGACGACGAGGACCTGCGCCGCCGCCTGGGCCAGGTGTCCAAGAGCCCGCGCTGGGCGGTGGCCTACAAGTTCCCGCCGGAGGAGGAGTCCACCACGGTGGACGACATCGGCATCCAGGTGGGCCGCACGGGCGCGCTCACGCCGGTGGCGCACCTGAAGCCGGTGAAGGTGGGCGGCGTGACGGTGTCGCGCGCCACGCTGCACAACGAGGACGAGCTGCGCCGCAAGAACGTGCGCAAGGGCGACACCGTCTTCGTGCGCCGCGCGGGTGACGTGATTCCGGAGATCGTCTCCGTGGTGCTGTCCAAGCGCCCGGAGGACTCCCAGCCCTTCACCTTCCCCACCCACTGCCCGGTGTGCGGCGCGGTGGCCGCCAAGGACGAGGACGGCGCCATCATCCGCTGCACGGGCGCGTCCTGCCCCGCGCAGCTGGTGGAGAAGGTGCGCCACTTCGCCAGCCGCCTCGCCCTGGACATTGAAGGCCTGGGGGACAAGCTGGCCATGCAGCTGGTGACGTCCGGGCAGGTGAAGGCGTTCGCGGACCTGTTCGCGCTCACCCGGGACTCGCTGCTCAAGCTGGAGCGCATGGGGGAGAAGAGCGCGGACAACCTGCTGGCCTCCATCGCGGGCAGCAAGGACACCACCCAGCGCCGCTTCCTGTATTCGCTGGGCATCCGCCACGTGGGCGACTCCACGGCGCGCGCCCTGGCGGAGTCCTTCCCGGAGGTGAGGTCGCTCTTCACGGCCAGCCTGGAGGACATCAGCCGGGTGAAGGACGTGGGCCCGGTGATGGCGCAGGTCATCCACACCTTCTTCCAGGAGCCCCAGAACCAGGCCGCCATCCAGGCCCTCCTGGACGCGGGAGTCCACCCGGCCCCCCCGGCGGTCGCCACGGGCGGCCCCTTCGTGGGCAAGACGGTGGTGCTCACCGGCACCATGGAGCGGCTTGCGCGCGAGCAGGCCAAGGAGGAAATCGAACGGCGCGGCGGTAAGGTCTCCGGAAGTGTCTCGCGCAAGACCGATTTCGTCGTCGCCGGCGAGGACGCGGGTACCAAGCTGAAGAAGGCTCAGGAATTGGGCGTAAGAATCCTGGATGAGCAGGCGTTCCTGAAGCTGCTAGAAGGGGATGCCAGAGCATGA
- the rho gene encoding transcription termination factor Rho: MAKARSPREKVVQPVFTEEKPRRKRAAAKEAEKPAPRTRRAPARREEAPAEEAEAPEVAAEAPRPVLTPISRPVRDDELQELRGTEEETPAEEAAPAAPQESAESPAITEVERDGTPMQVIKLNDLKRMKIVDLAKMAHDTGIEGYQGLKKQDLIFALLGGIADKRFEVHAEGVLELLSDGFGFLRSADSDYQPSPDDIYVSPSQVRRFNLRPGDTVTGPIRQPREGERFFALQKVDKVNFADPMSDAARERILFDNLTPLYPTRKLKLEHESSEMTTRIIDMFCPIGLGQRCLIVAPPKAGKTVLLQNIAHAISRNHPDVYLIVLLVDERPEEVTDMERSVRGEVVSSTFDEPATRHVQVAEMVIDKAKRLVEQKYDVCILLDSITRLARAYNTVVPASGKILSGGVDANALHKPKRFFGAARNIEEGGSLTIIGTALIDTGSRMDEVIFEEFKGTGNSEIVLDRKLMEKRIFPTLDINKSGTRKEELLLSQADLVRITALRQVLHPFTPIDAMEFVLKHMRPTAANAEFLGSMNR; encoded by the coding sequence ATGGCCAAAGCCCGTTCCCCCCGAGAGAAGGTAGTCCAGCCGGTGTTCACCGAGGAGAAGCCCCGGCGCAAGCGCGCGGCGGCGAAGGAGGCGGAGAAGCCCGCTCCCCGGACGCGTCGTGCGCCGGCTCGTCGTGAAGAGGCTCCCGCCGAGGAGGCCGAGGCCCCCGAGGTCGCCGCGGAAGCGCCCCGTCCGGTGCTCACTCCCATCTCCCGTCCCGTGCGCGACGACGAACTCCAGGAGCTGCGCGGCACGGAGGAGGAGACGCCCGCCGAGGAGGCCGCTCCGGCCGCCCCGCAGGAGTCCGCCGAGTCCCCCGCCATCACGGAGGTCGAGCGCGACGGCACCCCGATGCAGGTCATCAAGCTCAATGACCTGAAGCGGATGAAGATCGTCGACCTGGCGAAGATGGCCCACGACACGGGCATCGAGGGCTACCAGGGTCTGAAGAAGCAGGACCTCATCTTCGCGCTGCTGGGCGGCATCGCCGACAAGCGCTTCGAGGTCCACGCGGAAGGCGTGCTGGAGCTCCTGAGCGACGGCTTCGGCTTCCTGCGCAGCGCGGACAGCGACTACCAGCCGTCCCCGGACGACATTTACGTGTCTCCGTCGCAGGTGCGCCGCTTCAACCTGCGGCCCGGCGATACCGTGACGGGCCCCATCCGCCAGCCCCGCGAGGGCGAGCGCTTCTTCGCGCTCCAGAAGGTGGACAAGGTCAACTTCGCGGACCCCATGTCGGACGCGGCGCGCGAGCGCATCCTGTTCGACAACCTCACGCCGCTCTATCCGACGCGCAAGCTCAAGCTGGAGCACGAGTCGTCGGAGATGACCACGCGCATCATCGACATGTTCTGCCCCATTGGCCTGGGCCAGCGCTGTCTCATCGTGGCGCCTCCGAAGGCCGGCAAGACGGTGCTGCTGCAGAACATCGCGCACGCCATCAGCCGCAACCACCCGGACGTCTACCTCATCGTGCTGCTCGTGGACGAGCGCCCGGAGGAAGTGACGGACATGGAGCGCAGCGTGCGCGGCGAAGTGGTGTCCTCCACCTTCGACGAGCCCGCCACGCGCCACGTGCAGGTGGCGGAGATGGTCATCGACAAGGCCAAGCGCCTGGTCGAGCAGAAGTACGACGTCTGCATCCTGCTGGACTCCATCACCCGTCTGGCGCGCGCCTACAACACGGTGGTGCCCGCGTCCGGTAAGATCCTCTCCGGCGGCGTGGACGCCAACGCGCTCCACAAGCCCAAGCGCTTCTTCGGCGCGGCCCGCAACATCGAAGAGGGCGGCAGCCTCACCATCATCGGCACGGCGCTCATCGACACCGGCAGCCGCATGGACGAGGTGATTTTCGAGGAGTTCAAGGGCACGGGTAACTCCGAAATCGTCCTGGACCGGAAGTTGATGGAGAAGCGCATCTTCCCAACGCTCGACATCAACAAATCCGGCACCCGCAAGGAGGAGCTCCTCTTGTCTCAGGCGGACCTGGTGCGCATTACGGCGTTGCGCCAGGTGCTCCACCCCTTCACCCCCATCGACGCGATGGAGTTCGTGCTCAAGCACATGCGTCCGACGGCGGCGAACGCGGAGTTCCTGGGCTCGATGAACCGGTAG
- a CDS encoding Rne/Rng family ribonuclease — MSSVLVINAAGRETRVALVEGGHIAEFYLERKKDKGVVGNIYKGRVVRVLPGMQAAFVDIGLEKAAFLYVSDVVYDPDFARAQFELTEGEHEDAPDVPTESEADAVEFAAANVPDATHALPAGTEAPTGAPEPVLAHDGALALDVQTQAAPQVESPEASHDATPEAVKPALEAAPAPVEAQASSEPAEPASSVAVIVETPAEGATQESPVEVSTAAVAVPLTENSTPSVEAPAVVQETPAESAAVAAVAESGVAPATEGSAAEPPPHAAALGELIPSPAADARPAEVSGERRTPREAREAREPRNREGREKDKDKDKRRQEPPRREKRDEEKEKPKQRKTDKIEDLLKVGQEVVVQISKDPIGTKGARLTSHISIPGRHLVFMPTVDHVGISRRISNEKERRRLREIVDRLRPPGTGFIVRTVAENVPQEKLESDIRFLIEVWNQVVRRNEKRGGPGLLHPDLDLILRATRDLFAHDVEKLVVDDAEEYERIQGFVTAQDPALRDRVVLHETDEPVFDAYGIEQELQRATQRKVWLKSGGYLIIDQAEALTAIDVNSGRYVGKKSLEETITKINVEAAKEIVYQLRLRNIGGIIICDFIDMEKAQNRDKVFKSLQEALGRDKAKTNVLRISELGLVEMTRKRVRESIGRVLHEDCPYCDGKGFVKTATTVAYEIFREIRREAPGYKDSTLVINCNAEVARLLQGEERNELRHLMDRYNKSIQVKAQQNYHREQYDIYGRSATGPEHKVASSPGSGDGELAMQQRRPESNYGGGRQDQGRRGGGRDRDRGERGGGESRGGAESRGAESRGAESRGGERGGERGGGDRREGRRPERGERGGDRNRGGDRERRGGGEGRGGERGERSGGGSGGGHNGGNGGGAPPAASGGGSSEPSSGSSEG; from the coding sequence ATGAGCAGTGTGCTCGTCATCAATGCCGCGGGTCGGGAGACCCGGGTCGCCCTCGTCGAGGGCGGCCATATCGCGGAGTTCTACCTCGAGCGTAAGAAGGACAAGGGCGTCGTCGGAAACATCTACAAGGGTCGCGTCGTCCGGGTGCTCCCGGGCATGCAGGCGGCCTTCGTGGACATCGGGTTGGAGAAGGCCGCCTTCCTGTACGTCAGCGACGTCGTCTACGACCCGGACTTCGCTCGCGCGCAGTTCGAGTTGACCGAGGGCGAGCACGAGGACGCCCCGGACGTCCCCACCGAGTCCGAGGCCGACGCCGTGGAGTTCGCGGCCGCCAACGTCCCGGACGCCACGCACGCGCTGCCCGCTGGCACGGAAGCCCCCACGGGCGCTCCGGAGCCGGTGCTGGCGCACGACGGCGCGCTGGCGCTGGACGTCCAGACCCAGGCCGCCCCCCAGGTGGAGTCCCCGGAAGCGTCGCATGACGCGACGCCCGAGGCCGTGAAGCCGGCGCTGGAGGCCGCGCCGGCCCCGGTGGAGGCCCAGGCTTCGTCCGAGCCGGCCGAGCCCGCGTCATCCGTGGCCGTCATCGTGGAGACCCCGGCCGAAGGTGCCACGCAGGAGTCCCCGGTCGAGGTGTCCACCGCCGCCGTGGCGGTGCCGCTGACGGAGAACAGCACGCCTTCGGTGGAAGCCCCCGCGGTGGTGCAGGAGACGCCCGCGGAGAGCGCCGCCGTCGCAGCCGTCGCCGAGTCCGGCGTGGCGCCCGCGACGGAAGGCAGCGCCGCCGAGCCGCCGCCGCACGCGGCCGCCCTGGGCGAGCTCATCCCCTCCCCCGCCGCCGACGCCCGTCCCGCCGAGGTCTCCGGCGAGCGCCGCACGCCGCGTGAGGCGCGCGAGGCCCGTGAGCCGCGCAACCGGGAAGGCCGCGAGAAGGACAAGGACAAGGACAAGCGCCGCCAGGAGCCGCCCCGCCGCGAGAAGCGCGACGAGGAGAAGGAGAAGCCCAAGCAGCGCAAGACGGACAAGATTGAAGACCTGCTGAAGGTGGGCCAGGAGGTGGTGGTCCAGATTTCCAAGGACCCCATCGGCACGAAGGGCGCGCGGCTCACCTCGCACATCTCCATCCCCGGCCGTCACCTGGTGTTCATGCCCACGGTGGACCACGTGGGCATCAGCCGCCGCATCTCCAACGAGAAGGAGCGCCGCCGGCTGCGTGAAATCGTGGACCGGCTGCGGCCGCCCGGCACGGGCTTCATCGTGCGCACCGTGGCGGAGAACGTTCCCCAGGAGAAGCTGGAGAGCGACATCCGGTTCCTCATCGAGGTGTGGAACCAGGTGGTGCGCCGCAACGAGAAGCGCGGCGGACCGGGCCTGCTGCACCCGGACCTGGACCTCATCCTGCGCGCCACGCGCGACCTGTTCGCCCACGACGTGGAGAAGCTGGTCGTGGACGACGCGGAGGAGTACGAGCGCATCCAGGGCTTCGTCACCGCGCAGGACCCGGCGCTGCGCGACCGCGTGGTGCTGCACGAGACCGACGAGCCCGTCTTCGACGCCTACGGCATCGAGCAGGAGCTGCAGCGCGCCACCCAGCGCAAGGTGTGGCTGAAGAGCGGCGGCTACCTGATCATCGACCAGGCAGAGGCGCTCACCGCCATCGACGTCAACTCGGGACGCTACGTCGGCAAGAAGAGCCTCGAGGAGACTATCACCAAGATCAACGTCGAGGCGGCCAAGGAGATCGTCTACCAGCTCCGGCTGCGCAACATCGGCGGCATCATCATCTGCGACTTCATCGACATGGAGAAGGCGCAGAACCGCGACAAGGTCTTCAAGTCGCTGCAGGAGGCGCTGGGCCGGGACAAGGCCAAGACGAACGTGCTGCGCATCTCCGAGCTGGGCCTGGTGGAGATGACGCGCAAGCGCGTGCGCGAGTCCATTGGCCGCGTGCTGCACGAGGACTGCCCGTACTGCGACGGCAAGGGCTTCGTGAAGACGGCCACCACGGTCGCGTACGAAATCTTCCGGGAGATCCGTCGCGAGGCGCCGGGCTACAAGGACTCCACGCTCGTCATCAACTGCAACGCGGAGGTCGCGCGGCTGCTGCAGGGCGAGGAGCGCAACGAGCTGCGGCACCTGATGGACCGCTACAACAAGTCCATCCAGGTGAAGGCGCAGCAGAACTACCACCGCGAGCAGTACGACATCTACGGCCGGTCGGCCACGGGCCCCGAGCACAAGGTGGCCTCGTCGCCGGGCTCCGGTGACGGCGAGCTGGCGATGCAGCAGCGCCGCCCGGAGAGCAACTACGGCGGTGGCCGTCAGGACCAGGGCCGCCGTGGCGGTGGCCGGGACCGCGACCGTGGTGAGCGCGGCGGCGGTGAGAGCCGTGGCGGCGCAGAGAGCCGTGGCGCAGAGAGCCGTGGCGCAGAGAGCCGTGGCGGGGAACGCGGAGGCGAGCGCGGCGGCGGTGACCGTCGCGAGGGCCGCCGTCCCGAGCGCGGCGAGCGCGGCGGTGACCGCAACCGGGGTGGCGACCGTGAGCGTCGCGGCGGTGGCGAGGGCCGTGGCGGGGAGCGCGGCGAGCGGTCCGGAGGAGGCTCCGGCGGAGGCCACAACGGTGGCAATGGCGGCGGCGCGCCTCCCGCGGCGTCCGGCGGGGGCTCGTCCGAGCCGTCCAGTGGGAGCAGCGAAGGCTGA